One part of the Tenacibaculum sp. 190130A14a genome encodes these proteins:
- a CDS encoding sugar transferase — MYKRGIKRVIDFVISFVALIILSPVFILVTLFLTIVNGGKPFFFQARPGKNERIFKIIKFKTMNDKKDSEGQLLPDKDRLTAVGNFVRKTSLDEIPQLLNVIKGDMSLIGPRPLLPQYLPLYNQEQKQRHNVRPGITGWAQINGRNTISWQQKFEYDVWYVQNLSFILDCKIILKTIKKVFVSEGISSGTSVTMEAFTGNE, encoded by the coding sequence TTGTATAAGAGAGGAATTAAGAGAGTGATAGATTTTGTCATATCTTTTGTAGCTTTAATTATTTTAAGCCCGGTTTTTATCTTAGTAACGTTGTTTTTAACAATTGTAAATGGAGGAAAACCATTTTTCTTTCAAGCAAGACCTGGAAAGAATGAACGAATTTTTAAAATCATAAAGTTCAAGACGATGAATGATAAGAAAGATTCTGAAGGACAATTGTTACCAGATAAAGATCGATTAACGGCCGTTGGAAATTTTGTAAGAAAAACTTCCCTAGATGAAATACCTCAATTATTGAACGTTATTAAAGGAGATATGAGCTTGATTGGTCCAAGACCTCTTTTACCGCAGTATTTACCTTTGTATAATCAAGAGCAGAAGCAAAGACATAATGTAAGACCAGGAATTACTGGTTGGGCACAAATAAATGGAAGAAATACAATTTCATGGCAGCAAAAGTTTGAATATGATGTATGGTATGTTCAAAACCTGAGCTTTATTTTGGATTGTAAAATAATACTTAAAACGATTAAAAAAGTTTTTGTTTCAGAAGGAATTTCTTCTGGTACAAGTGTAACAATGGAAGCTTTTACAGGGAATGAATAA
- a CDS encoding glycosyltransferase family 4 protein, translating to MKVKLIRTSTVPISLNVLLKGQLNFLNKKFKTIAVSSPGKDLEIVKEREGVMVKTVSMERSISPVKDLVSLIKMYILFIKEKPQIVHSITPKAGLISMIAAYLARVPIRMHTFTGLIFPSKEGVLRRILIFMDRVLCFCATNIYPEGEGVKNDLVKSKITKKELKVLANGNVNGVDLEHFNANKITSTEIHNLKKQLEIGEGDFVFVFVGRLVKDKGVNELVEAFNKQSLLHTNVKLVLVGSMEIELDPLKKETLDIIKGNQRIISVGYQNDIRPYLTISNVLVLPSYREGFPNVVIQAGAMGLPSIVTDINGANEIIINRENGLIVQKKEVEVLFEAMQKLYSDNELYCKLKENTRVLIESRYDQKVVWNALLNEYQDLLKKNKYVV from the coding sequence ATGAAGGTTAAGCTTATTCGTACTTCAACAGTACCCATATCCTTAAATGTTTTATTAAAAGGACAGTTGAATTTTTTAAATAAAAAGTTTAAAACAATTGCTGTTTCTTCTCCAGGAAAAGACCTTGAAATTGTAAAGGAGAGAGAAGGAGTAATGGTTAAAACTGTTTCGATGGAACGAAGCATTTCTCCGGTCAAAGATTTAGTGTCTTTAATTAAAATGTATATTCTTTTTATTAAAGAGAAACCTCAAATTGTACACTCAATTACTCCAAAGGCAGGACTAATTTCTATGATTGCAGCTTATTTGGCAAGAGTCCCTATAAGAATGCACACATTTACCGGGCTTATTTTCCCTTCAAAAGAAGGTGTTTTGAGAAGGATACTTATTTTTATGGATAGAGTATTGTGTTTTTGTGCAACAAATATATATCCTGAAGGAGAAGGTGTTAAGAATGATCTTGTAAAAAGTAAAATTACTAAGAAAGAATTAAAAGTGTTGGCCAATGGAAATGTCAACGGTGTAGATTTAGAACATTTCAATGCCAATAAGATAACTTCAACTGAAATACACAACCTTAAAAAACAATTAGAAATTGGTGAAGGTGATTTTGTTTTTGTTTTCGTCGGGAGACTTGTTAAAGATAAAGGAGTTAATGAACTTGTAGAAGCCTTTAATAAACAAAGTTTACTGCATACAAATGTTAAATTGGTGTTAGTAGGTTCAATGGAGATTGAGCTTGACCCTCTTAAGAAGGAAACATTAGATATAATTAAGGGGAACCAAAGAATTATTAGTGTTGGATATCAAAATGATATTCGCCCTTATTTGACTATAAGTAACGTGTTGGTTTTACCTAGTTATAGAGAAGGATTTCCAAATGTTGTGATTCAAGCCGGAGCAATGGGGTTACCTTCAATAGTAACAGATATAAATGGAGCTAATGAAATCATTATAAATAGAGAAAATGGTTTGATTGTTCAGAAAAAAGAAGTAGAAGTACTTTTTGAAGCAATGCAGAAGTTATATAGTGATAATGAGCTATATTGTAAACTGAAAGAAAATACTCGAGTATTAATTGAAAGTCGTTACGATCAAAAAGTAGTTTGGAATGCGTTACTAAATGAATATCAAGATTTGTTAAAAAAGAATAAGTATGTTGTATAA
- a CDS encoding glycosyltransferase — MRVLQIINSLNTGGAEKLLLETIPLYVERGIKMDILLLWDNNCMFTEKLKALDCCKVYVINENKSARSIYNPLNIFKIAKIIKNYDLAHVHLFPAQYFTVFANIFTGSKCKLIFTEHNTSNRRINNKIFKSIEKYIYSKYVKLVCISDEIKNIYQEYLSFKEDKIAMINNGVYLEGIYNAVPLKKNQLNTSLKEEDVVIVQVSAFRPQKDQKTLIKAIKELDDKYKLLLVGGGTTMDEHISLVKELKLEERVYFLGQRDDVNRILKSADLVVLSSFYEGLSLASIEGLASGNPFIASDVPGLREIVKNYGVLFERGNVQELVDKISELTENQDLNKRVTTSCQERAKHFDIKLMLDKHINLYQKVYEG, encoded by the coding sequence ATGAGAGTTTTACAAATCATTAATTCATTAAATACAGGAGGAGCAGAAAAATTGTTGTTAGAAACCATTCCTTTGTATGTAGAAAGAGGGATAAAAATGGACATCCTTTTACTGTGGGACAATAATTGCATGTTTACAGAAAAACTCAAAGCTCTTGACTGCTGTAAAGTTTACGTAATTAATGAAAACAAAAGCGCCAGGTCTATATATAATCCGCTTAATATATTTAAAATTGCTAAGATTATAAAAAACTACGATTTAGCGCATGTACACCTCTTTCCTGCTCAATATTTTACAGTTTTTGCTAATATTTTTACGGGCAGTAAGTGTAAACTAATTTTTACAGAGCACAATACTTCTAATCGAAGAATTAATAATAAAATTTTTAAATCAATAGAGAAGTATATATACAGTAAGTATGTTAAATTGGTTTGTATTAGTGATGAAATAAAAAATATTTATCAAGAATATTTGAGCTTTAAAGAAGATAAAATTGCCATGATTAATAATGGTGTTTATCTTGAAGGAATTTATAATGCTGTTCCTTTAAAAAAGAATCAATTAAATACATCACTAAAAGAAGAAGATGTGGTAATTGTTCAAGTCTCAGCATTTAGACCACAAAAGGATCAAAAAACATTGATAAAAGCCATTAAAGAATTAGATGACAAGTACAAGTTATTGCTTGTTGGAGGCGGAACAACTATGGATGAACATATTTCTTTAGTGAAAGAATTGAAGCTAGAAGAAAGAGTTTATTTTTTAGGACAACGTGATGATGTTAATAGGATTTTAAAAAGTGCTGATTTAGTAGTGTTGTCTAGTTTTTACGAAGGACTATCTTTAGCTTCTATTGAAGGATTAGCTTCAGGGAATCCATTTATAGCTTCTGATGTGCCTGGATTAAGAGAAATAGTGAAGAATTACGGAGTACTTTTTGAAAGAGGTAATGTACAAGAATTAGTAGATAAAATATCAGAGTTAACTGAAAACCAAGATTTGAATAAGAGAGTAACAACATCATGTCAAGAAAGAGCGAAGCATTTTGATATAAAATTGATGTTGGACAAGCATATAAATTTATATCAAAAGGTATATGAAGGTTAA
- a CDS encoding glycosyltransferase family 2 protein has translation MKTLTVFTPTYNRAYCLHQIYESLCRQTSKDFCWLVVDDGSSDNTKELIAQWKEDDIIDLEYIYQENQGMHGAHNTAYTNVKTVINVCIDSDDFMPDNAVELIIDKWAEVKDDERLAGIVGYDVYKDYKTVGTKLPENLTSTTLSDLYYKYNVKGDKKLVLKTAIVNQYPKYPIYKEERFVPLHTLYLMIDQDYELACLNEALCVVEYMPDGSSLNIFKQYKRHPRGFRYSRRIELKYLKNLKARIIKTLHLISSTLFIGDYKFFKDNPAKFLTFICLPLGLLFHLYIKMKISKS, from the coding sequence ATGAAAACATTAACAGTATTTACACCAACATATAACAGAGCATATTGCTTACACCAAATTTATGAAAGTTTATGCAGGCAAACATCAAAAGATTTTTGTTGGCTTGTAGTAGATGATGGTTCAAGTGATAATACGAAAGAATTAATTGCTCAATGGAAAGAAGATGATATTATTGATCTAGAGTATATCTATCAAGAAAATCAGGGTATGCATGGTGCTCATAATACAGCTTACACCAACGTTAAAACTGTAATTAATGTGTGTATCGATTCAGATGACTTTATGCCAGATAATGCGGTAGAGTTAATTATCGATAAATGGGCAGAAGTAAAGGATGATGAAAGATTGGCTGGTATTGTAGGGTATGATGTTTACAAAGATTATAAAACGGTAGGAACAAAATTGCCTGAAAACTTGACAAGTACCACTTTAAGTGATTTGTATTATAAATACAATGTAAAAGGAGATAAGAAGTTAGTTTTAAAAACAGCGATTGTAAATCAATACCCAAAATATCCAATTTATAAAGAAGAAAGATTTGTGCCCTTACATACTTTGTATTTAATGATAGATCAAGATTATGAACTGGCTTGTTTAAACGAAGCGTTGTGTGTTGTAGAATATATGCCCGATGGTTCTTCTTTAAATATTTTTAAACAATATAAACGACATCCAAGAGGATTTAGATATTCTCGAAGAATTGAATTAAAATATTTAAAAAATTTAAAAGCAAGAATAATCAAAACATTGCACTTAATTTCTTCCACACTGTTTATAGGAGATTATAAGTTTTTTAAAGATAATCCAGCTAAGTTTTTAACTTTTATTTGTTTGCCTCTAGGACTGCTTTTTCATCTTTATATAAAAATGAAAATAAGTAAAAGCTAA